One stretch of Deinococcus arcticus DNA includes these proteins:
- a CDS encoding acyl-CoA thioesterase: protein MKLRIPDADVLWESLPDTRRHERFLTVGPEDLDDLNHVNNTVYLTWCETVARDHASRLGMGTQALTELGAVPVARQHVIEYHRPARLGDRVRVRTALTLHAGVRSVRAYALDRLNPGDPPEGVRLAECQTEWVWVDPHSGRPKRAPGVVGQTFGFEPPAPRPPA, encoded by the coding sequence TTGAAACTCCGCATTCCAGATGCCGACGTGCTCTGGGAGAGCCTGCCGGATACCCGGCGCCACGAGCGCTTCCTGACTGTGGGCCCCGAGGACCTGGACGACCTGAACCACGTGAACAACACCGTCTATCTGACCTGGTGCGAAACCGTGGCGCGCGACCACGCCAGCCGCCTGGGCATGGGCACGCAGGCCCTGACCGAGCTGGGGGCGGTGCCGGTGGCGCGCCAGCACGTCATCGAGTACCACCGCCCCGCGCGGCTGGGCGACCGCGTGCGGGTGCGCACGGCCCTGACCCTGCACGCCGGGGTGCGCAGCGTGCGCGCCTACGCCCTGGACCGCCTGAACCCCGGCGACCCGCCCGAAGGCGTGCGTCTGGCCGAATGTCAGACCGAATGGGTGTGGGTGGACCCGCACAGTGGGCGGCCCAAGCGCGCGCCGGGCGTGGTGGGCCAGACCTTCGGCTTTGAACCGCCCGCTCCGCGCCCACCCGCCTGA
- a CDS encoding 4a-hydroxytetrahydrobiopterin dehydratase has translation MAYDPRMNYDPTRKLTDGDVMDLKPEGWYGDAGKLFRDFTFPDFRTGMAFAVRVAEQAEARGHHPDIHVHYHNVRVNFFTYDAGGVTRQDIDAAYAVNGLAQEEA, from the coding sequence ATGGCGTACGACCCGCGCATGAACTATGACCCCACCCGGAAACTCACCGACGGCGACGTGATGGACCTGAAGCCCGAGGGCTGGTACGGGGACGCCGGCAAGCTGTTTCGTGACTTCACCTTTCCGGATTTCAGGACCGGCATGGCCTTTGCTGTGCGCGTAGCCGAGCAGGCCGAGGCGCGGGGGCACCACCCGGATATTCACGTTCACTATCACAATGTGCGCGTCAACTTCTTTACCTACGACGCAGGCGGCGTGACCCGGCAGGACATTGACGCGGCGTATGCCGTCAACGGGCTGGCGCAGGAAGAGGCTTGA
- a CDS encoding S8/S53 family peptidase: protein MLPQKASVILSAGGVVLGAQSLPTGRLPLAAVSALPQSTPVLVKAFPTGGGVPPGLSSAQWRNTRDYIRRQGLVLTPSDIQNGLLRPGLLNPAQLQGLRDKQGGAARPLIVPFNLPQKNLVLLDPLPLGRLPGIFDFKQARAAFGDLPPEQLQRGLQLLRELPVRQYGIDQVPSEDGGVCADGGLLTSLAHVQRQLGGAVARALLEQTIGFDPNTDPWVAATGTVTIGASGVQALGAVSSPQAEVDAVVLDTWDFGKADSYKTPVGAGHGQVIARIIKARAGMKDGSASTEGLRAFSVCANEQECQSGTTIRVIAQLCQAIAQHQQRQQPGGLPKLTVVNLSFSQPVSSPLLQKVIALALRNGMFVLASHGNSTACKDHRSGDQCNAYPADFQFSADLEGRFWRVSAQLNAGQPGRAAEISRAAFMQRPDYNQSDFHKRVNVPVPPDLFAPYSFWFRQPDRPAPSGHVPNRPAPFTGTSFATAYASGTLSWWLTRCGRPPQNAVLQALIHSQLAPKC, encoded by the coding sequence GTGCTGCCGCAGAAGGCATCGGTCATCCTGAGTGCAGGCGGCGTGGTGCTGGGCGCCCAGAGCTTGCCGACAGGGAGACTCCCCCTGGCCGCCGTGTCCGCGCTGCCCCAGTCCACCCCTGTGCTGGTGAAGGCTTTTCCCACGGGGGGTGGCGTGCCACCTGGGCTTAGCTCTGCCCAGTGGAGGAACACCCGGGATTACATCCGCCGCCAGGGTCTCGTGCTGACCCCCAGCGATATTCAAAACGGTCTGCTCAGACCTGGGCTTCTGAACCCAGCGCAACTGCAGGGCCTCCGGGACAAGCAGGGTGGGGCCGCAAGGCCGCTGATTGTGCCGTTCAATCTGCCGCAGAAAAATCTAGTGTTGCTAGATCCTTTGCCTCTGGGTCGCCTGCCTGGCATATTCGACTTTAAGCAGGCCCGAGCAGCGTTTGGGGATCTGCCGCCCGAGCAGCTGCAGCGGGGCCTGCAACTGCTGCGTGAACTGCCTGTGCGGCAATACGGGATTGATCAGGTGCCCAGCGAGGACGGAGGCGTTTGTGCGGATGGCGGCCTGCTGACATCCCTGGCCCACGTGCAGCGCCAGCTGGGCGGCGCCGTGGCTAGGGCCCTCCTGGAGCAGACCATCGGCTTTGATCCCAACACTGATCCCTGGGTGGCGGCCACCGGCACCGTGACCATCGGGGCTTCCGGGGTACAGGCACTGGGCGCCGTGTCCTCGCCGCAAGCCGAAGTGGACGCGGTTGTGCTGGACACCTGGGATTTTGGCAAAGCCGATAGTTATAAGACTCCTGTGGGTGCCGGCCACGGACAGGTGATTGCGCGCATTATCAAGGCGCGTGCAGGGATGAAAGATGGCAGCGCGAGTACGGAAGGCTTGCGGGCCTTCAGTGTCTGCGCCAACGAACAAGAATGTCAGTCTGGAACGACCATACGGGTCATTGCGCAGCTATGTCAGGCCATCGCGCAGCATCAGCAGCGTCAGCAGCCTGGGGGGCTACCAAAGTTGACGGTGGTCAATCTCAGCTTCTCGCAGCCAGTCTCGAGCCCACTGCTTCAGAAGGTCATCGCCCTGGCTCTGAGAAACGGCATGTTTGTCCTGGCTTCTCACGGGAATTCCACCGCCTGCAAGGACCATCGCTCCGGCGATCAGTGCAATGCCTACCCGGCTGATTTCCAGTTTAGTGCAGACCTTGAGGGACGTTTCTGGCGCGTCAGTGCACAGCTCAATGCGGGTCAGCCGGGCCGGGCCGCAGAAATCAGCCGGGCCGCCTTCATGCAGCGGCCGGACTATAACCAGAGTGACTTCCATAAGCGGGTGAATGTGCCTGTGCCGCCGGATCTATTTGCCCCCTACAGCTTCTGGTTCCGGCAACCTGACAGGCCTGCCCCCAGCGGCCACGTGCCCAATCGCCCTGCGCCGTTCACCGGCACCTCGTTTGCAACGGCCTACGCGTCTGGAACGCTGAGTTGGTGGCTGACCCGCTGTGGACGCCCACCACAGAATGCGGTTCTGCAAGCGCTGATTCATAGTCAGCTTGCGCCGAAGTGCTGA
- a CDS encoding tetratricopeptide repeat protein, translating to MTLRTLGGLSVEGVTFRREKVLLLLAYLCLEGPQPRRRLAELFWPEAANPMNSLAQHLVHLRGLPGALAEDGPRVAAGMPCDAALLREAARRGRAGEAAALYAGAFLDGLGIPLGHDLEEWVYDTREALALEARAALLTLAGQAAARGDRAGAGDGAARALGLPGAPPPDELDLPRLHHYLTLAGHPLATQVERDARTLGLDLDAAPQLDAAPFVGREAELAALGALAPGQLAWISGHAGMGKTALLEALARTGGWTVLPGRSDLPYSTLAPLCSAPPTSAHAALAPLRDPHLKVAVDGWEQVDEATRAVLAQAARTRPGAVIVVTGRAHPPFDVDGHLYLGPLTEGELSDAALHGQTDGHPVLVGAALRGQPLDLRLGARVRAYPSATRDAFLLLALQDQPNLRATRAALGQTADDFARTLSFLTTEGLTNEAGRVYAAAATREHLHQIHVHAALLHLKLARALPEADAWPHYEQARDLWEDHDEVRAARAACLRAQTLLRRGYPGPAAALLDTLRDVPSLAVPHAWALIGVGRYNDAYARLEALPEQTQTRPDVLAVRATTLVRLGRVEEAVALADQIRGSGPEAAHAASVKAHAARIREQWEAARRHSQIAADLWQLQGDEERELTELVMVACARVRLGAQPQTAFDDVLRATRDLPSVHGLALVNFAQMLLDTGQPDRADDVMSEAVEILTLSGDQIGLASALGNLGVRRHLQGRLEDAARLYRQALHYMRGTGNIRHLGQLISNLSELEGDLSAFEDSLHMLEQAGHHELVAQIRRNAHIAAQSAGQPLQS from the coding sequence ATGACCCTGCGGACACTGGGGGGCCTGTCCGTGGAAGGTGTGACCTTCCGGCGGGAAAAGGTGCTGCTGCTGCTGGCCTATCTGTGCCTGGAAGGCCCGCAGCCCCGGCGGCGGCTGGCCGAACTGTTCTGGCCGGAAGCCGCCAACCCCATGAATTCGCTGGCCCAGCATCTGGTGCATCTGCGTGGGCTGCCCGGCGCCCTGGCCGAGGACGGCCCGCGCGTGGCGGCCGGGATGCCCTGCGACGCCGCCCTGCTGCGCGAGGCCGCCCGCCGGGGCCGTGCGGGCGAGGCGGCGGCCCTGTACGCCGGGGCCTTTCTGGACGGCCTGGGCATTCCCCTGGGCCATGATCTGGAAGAGTGGGTGTACGACACCCGCGAGGCCCTGGCCCTGGAAGCGCGCGCCGCCCTGCTGACCCTGGCCGGCCAGGCGGCGGCCCGGGGCGACCGCGCGGGGGCCGGAGACGGCGCCGCCCGCGCCCTGGGCCTGCCCGGCGCCCCACCCCCCGATGAACTGGACCTGCCCCGGCTGCACCACTACCTGACTCTGGCCGGTCATCCGCTGGCCACCCAGGTGGAGCGCGACGCCCGCACCCTGGGGCTGGACCTGGACGCCGCGCCGCAGCTGGACGCCGCGCCCTTTGTGGGCCGTGAAGCTGAACTGGCGGCATTGGGCGCCCTGGCCCCGGGGCAGCTGGCCTGGATCAGCGGGCACGCGGGCATGGGCAAGACGGCCCTGCTGGAAGCTCTGGCCCGCACGGGTGGCTGGACGGTGTTGCCGGGGCGCTCGGACCTGCCCTACAGCACGCTGGCGCCGCTGTGCTCGGCGCCCCCGACCAGTGCGCACGCCGCCCTGGCCCCGCTGCGCGACCCTCACCTGAAAGTAGCAGTGGACGGCTGGGAACAGGTGGACGAGGCCACGCGCGCCGTGCTGGCCCAGGCGGCCCGCACCCGCCCCGGCGCCGTGATCGTGGTCACGGGCCGCGCCCACCCGCCCTTTGATGTGGACGGGCACCTGTACCTGGGCCCCCTGACCGAAGGCGAACTGAGTGACGCGGCCCTGCACGGCCAGACCGACGGCCACCCCGTGCTGGTGGGCGCGGCCCTGCGCGGACAACCGCTGGACCTGCGTCTTGGGGCCCGCGTGCGCGCCTACCCTTCCGCCACCCGTGACGCCTTCCTGCTGCTGGCGCTGCAGGACCAGCCCAACCTGCGCGCCACCCGCGCCGCCCTGGGCCAGACCGCCGACGACTTTGCCCGCACCCTGTCCTTCCTGACCACCGAGGGCCTGACGAACGAGGCCGGGCGCGTGTACGCCGCCGCGGCCACCCGCGAGCACCTGCACCAGATTCATGTGCACGCCGCGCTGCTGCACCTGAAACTGGCCCGCGCCCTGCCCGAGGCCGACGCGTGGCCCCACTACGAACAGGCGCGCGACCTGTGGGAAGACCACGATGAAGTGCGCGCCGCCCGCGCCGCCTGCCTGCGGGCCCAGACGCTGCTGAGGCGCGGGTATCCCGGCCCGGCCGCCGCCCTGCTGGATACGCTGCGGGACGTGCCTTCGCTGGCCGTGCCGCACGCCTGGGCCCTGATTGGCGTGGGGCGCTACAACGACGCGTATGCCCGCCTTGAGGCCTTACCCGAACAGACCCAAACCCGCCCGGATGTGCTGGCTGTCCGCGCCACCACGTTGGTGCGCCTGGGGCGGGTGGAGGAGGCGGTGGCGCTGGCCGATCAGATTAGGGGCAGTGGCCCGGAAGCGGCCCATGCGGCGAGCGTGAAGGCGCATGCGGCCAGGATTCGGGAGCAGTGGGAAGCGGCGAGACGTCACAGCCAGATCGCAGCCGATCTCTGGCAGCTTCAAGGAGACGAGGAACGGGAACTGACGGAGCTGGTGATGGTGGCCTGCGCGCGTGTTCGGTTGGGTGCCCAGCCTCAAACAGCTTTCGATGATGTCCTTCGGGCGACGCGTGATCTCCCCAGCGTGCATGGCTTGGCGTTAGTCAACTTCGCCCAGATGCTATTAGACACCGGGCAGCCAGATCGGGCGGACGACGTGATGAGCGAGGCAGTAGAGATCTTGACGCTCTCTGGCGATCAGATTGGCCTCGCTTCGGCACTGGGCAACTTGGGAGTCCGGCGGCACTTACAAGGCCGTTTAGAAGACGCAGCAAGGCTCTACCGGCAGGCACTGCATTACATGAGAGGTACAGGCAACATTCGTCATCTGGGTCAGCTCATAAGCAACCTCAGTGAATTGGAGGGCGACCTCAGCGCCTTTGAGGACTCACTTCACATGCTGGAACAGGCAGGTCATCACGAGCTTGTGGCGCAGATCAGGCGCAATGCCCATATAGCAGCCCAGAGCGCGGGGCAGCCGTTGCAGTCTTGA
- a CDS encoding cyclase family protein produces MLTFPHDITRRLSPGHPNWPGDAPFRVDPGARIAGGDSVNTGVLHTSTHTGTHVDAPWHYDDAGERLGEVPLTVYIGRCRVLTVAGPLVEASALNGLPAHLPPRLLLRSGQPAVWAVFPEAFAALAPAFVQDAARRGVRLLGTDAPSVDPLTSKTLDAHHACRAAGVFLLEGLNLSGVPDGEYDLVCLPLPLTDTDGAPARAVLLPAGSVPDQLSGAGT; encoded by the coding sequence ATGCTGACCTTCCCCCACGACATCACCCGCCGCCTGAGCCCCGGCCACCCCAACTGGCCCGGCGACGCGCCCTTTCGCGTGGACCCCGGGGCGCGCATTGCCGGCGGCGACAGCGTGAACACGGGCGTGCTGCACACCAGCACCCACACCGGCACCCATGTGGACGCGCCGTGGCACTACGACGACGCGGGCGAGCGCCTGGGTGAGGTGCCCCTGACGGTGTATATCGGCCGCTGCCGCGTGCTGACGGTGGCTGGCCCGCTGGTGGAGGCGAGCGCGCTGAACGGGCTGCCGGCGCACCTGCCACCCCGGTTGCTGCTGCGCAGCGGGCAGCCCGCCGTCTGGGCCGTGTTCCCCGAGGCGTTCGCGGCCCTGGCGCCCGCTTTCGTGCAGGACGCCGCCCGGCGCGGCGTGCGCCTGCTGGGCACCGACGCCCCCAGCGTGGACCCGCTGACCAGCAAGACGCTGGACGCCCACCACGCCTGCCGCGCCGCCGGGGTCTTTCTTCTGGAGGGCCTGAACCTGAGCGGCGTGCCGGACGGCGAGTACGACCTCGTGTGCCTGCCCCTGCCCCTGACCGACACCGACGGCGCCCCCGCCCGCGCGGTGCTGCTGCCGGCGGGGAGCGTGCCGGATCAGCTGAGCGGTGCAGGCACCTGA
- a CDS encoding MerR family transcriptional regulator, translating to MFARMAQVTTRQLRFYDALGLLVPDEVGPGGRRTYRAAQLPQLQRILALKDLGFSLDQIRALLRDSVSPEELRGMLRLKQAESQQRLQAEAQRWRRIQTRLDYLSVAGHDDRAVVLKSVPAARWVHTRARVTGPAQAGALFGRVTAALGGAPFAPDSLFVGVIHDPEAWSGELEVQAGRLLPEGGHWSAAAPGFAVAELPAHDTVAAVIHAGPVEQLPVAYHALAQWLARGGAGPAGPAREVLLCPPQGPAGEGAVTEVQLPLRLVAGGPA from the coding sequence ATGTTTGCACGAATGGCGCAGGTCACCACGCGGCAGTTGCGCTTTTACGACGCGCTGGGCCTGCTGGTGCCGGACGAGGTGGGCCCCGGGGGGCGGCGCACGTACCGCGCGGCGCAGCTTCCGCAACTGCAGCGCATTCTGGCCCTGAAGGACCTGGGGTTTTCCCTGGACCAGATTCGCGCGCTGCTGCGTGACAGCGTGAGCCCAGAGGAACTGCGCGGCATGTTGCGCCTCAAACAGGCCGAAAGCCAGCAGCGCCTGCAGGCCGAGGCCCAGCGCTGGCGGCGCATTCAGACCCGGCTGGACTACCTGAGCGTGGCCGGGCACGATGACCGGGCGGTGGTGCTCAAATCGGTGCCGGCCGCGCGCTGGGTGCACACGCGCGCGCGGGTCACGGGCCCTGCGCAGGCCGGAGCCCTGTTTGGGCGCGTCACGGCGGCGCTGGGCGGCGCGCCATTTGCCCCGGACAGCCTGTTCGTGGGGGTCATTCACGACCCGGAAGCGTGGAGCGGCGAACTGGAGGTCCAGGCCGGGCGCCTGCTGCCCGAAGGGGGCCACTGGTCTGCCGCTGCCCCCGGCTTTGCGGTGGCCGAACTGCCCGCCCACGACACCGTGGCGGCCGTCATTCACGCGGGGCCGGTGGAACAACTGCCCGTGGCCTACCACGCGCTGGCGCAGTGGCTGGCGCGCGGCGGCGCCGGGCCGGCCGGGCCCGCGCGCGAGGTGCTGCTGTGCCCGCCGCAGGGCCCGGCCGGCGAGGGCGCCGTGACCGAGGTGCAACTGCCGCTGCGGCTGGTGGCCGGGGGCCCGGCATGA
- a CDS encoding S8 family serine peptidase → MAKRRGWMRAGVIAGLIGLWSGGWAGAQNQAAVAGGARLYPVAAAPGDTAWVIGGSILGERGTLWVGGQATSFMRDPASGWLAFQVPKTAAGGPQFVSAQGLGQRSALVLNVLPAEAAAQNVVAYIPPSTLKTVQQEYAERLRRLSSNCQKTCPQQVRAVVDRLAALGVPSFTPLTSAVTGQQVASGPLTVSPSTAVLSPQVLQNLDLQRLVPSAVPARSASSFCTSLAGIFPTAGLPTGQVLTVLGLLFGPDIQVDPTTFGHPAQTDAPYKNGQPTALLNKFIGLKGGNGKGVTVHVLDTATSATDDYVFRNPDPTRPALYYTTSIDGRPLHGQAVGQVVRAVAPNAALSYKQVCDREGNCATLKVAQALCAVAAEARRGGRHVVNLSAGGPYPTVGVQLALREVAAAGVPTAASYGNREDCAGLSKGDRCWHFPADWTRDFEFGPGIALGRTTLRQTMLFSVAGWDIATGQLANYNRGVGTPGVVNLPPSVQAPGEFWLGGWPYFGTSFAAPVVSGVLANWMACRPGVPLLPLITAPGQAPLPAATVNSC, encoded by the coding sequence ATGGCAAAAAGACGCGGGTGGATGCGGGCAGGAGTGATTGCTGGGCTGATCGGACTATGGAGTGGAGGCTGGGCCGGGGCTCAGAACCAGGCAGCGGTGGCTGGCGGCGCTCGCCTGTACCCGGTGGCCGCTGCGCCCGGCGACACGGCCTGGGTCATTGGCGGCAGCATTCTGGGGGAGCGCGGCACCCTGTGGGTAGGCGGGCAAGCCACCTCTTTTATGCGTGACCCGGCTTCGGGCTGGCTGGCCTTCCAGGTGCCGAAAACGGCGGCGGGCGGGCCGCAGTTTGTGAGCGCGCAGGGGCTGGGCCAGCGCAGTGCCCTGGTGCTGAACGTGCTGCCCGCTGAAGCTGCCGCGCAGAACGTGGTGGCATACATTCCGCCGAGTACGCTGAAAACTGTGCAGCAGGAGTACGCCGAACGCCTGCGGCGACTGTCCAGCAACTGTCAGAAAACCTGCCCACAGCAGGTTCGCGCCGTCGTTGACCGGCTGGCGGCGCTGGGCGTGCCCAGTTTCACCCCGTTGACTTCCGCAGTGACGGGGCAGCAGGTCGCGTCCGGCCCCCTGACGGTGTCGCCGTCCACCGCTGTCCTGAGCCCTCAGGTGCTTCAGAACCTTGACCTGCAACGACTGGTGCCGTCTGCAGTGCCAGCCCGGTCCGCTTCCTCGTTCTGCACCTCACTGGCCGGAATTTTTCCGACGGCTGGGCTGCCTACCGGTCAGGTGCTGACAGTGCTGGGCCTGCTATTCGGGCCAGACATACAGGTGGACCCGACGACCTTTGGCCACCCTGCACAGACTGATGCCCCCTATAAAAACGGCCAACCCACCGCCCTGCTCAATAAGTTCATCGGCCTGAAAGGTGGAAACGGCAAGGGCGTCACGGTCCATGTCCTCGACACCGCCACCAGTGCCACGGACGATTACGTCTTCCGAAATCCAGATCCCACTCGACCGGCGCTGTACTACACCACATCCATTGACGGCCGCCCCCTTCACGGTCAGGCTGTCGGACAGGTCGTGCGCGCAGTGGCCCCGAATGCTGCCCTCAGCTACAAGCAGGTCTGCGACAGGGAGGGCAATTGCGCCACCCTCAAAGTTGCCCAGGCCCTGTGCGCCGTGGCAGCCGAGGCCCGGCGCGGCGGGCGGCATGTGGTGAACCTCAGCGCGGGGGGACCGTACCCTACCGTTGGTGTGCAACTGGCCCTGCGGGAAGTGGCGGCGGCCGGCGTGCCCACGGCCGCTTCGTATGGCAACCGGGAAGACTGCGCGGGCCTCAGCAAGGGCGACCGCTGCTGGCACTTCCCCGCCGACTGGACCAGGGACTTTGAATTTGGCCCTGGCATTGCCCTGGGCCGCACCACCCTGCGCCAGACCATGCTGTTCAGTGTGGCCGGCTGGGATATTGCCACCGGACAGCTGGCCAACTACAACCGGGGGGTGGGTACGCCGGGCGTGGTGAATCTGCCCCCCAGCGTGCAGGCCCCGGGCGAGTTCTGGCTGGGCGGCTGGCCCTACTTTGGCACCAGCTTTGCCGCGCCGGTGGTCAGCGGCGTGCTGGCCAACTGGATGGCCTGCCGGCCGGGGGTGCCGCTGCTGCCGCTGATCACGGCCCCAGGGCAAGCCCCGCTGCCTGCGGCCACCGTGAATTCCTGCTAA
- a CDS encoding FAD-dependent monooxygenase: MTPPRTALISGAGIAGPAVAYWLRRAGFAPTLVERAPALRHGGHLIDFWGVGYDVAGRMGLRGALHEDGYAVRGIRFIDRWGQAAATLPAEALLPGHHRRYVNLRRGDLARRLWALVEPEVEAVFGDSVTALTPQGKRVGVTFEHAPPREVDLVIGADGLHSRVRALALGAERDTVTSLGYWTAAFTASDAHAGEPGTYISFTAPGRQVARFALRGGHSAYFLLWAQPGRPTPGLDGAAQRRVLERVFAHSGVLGDRMLTALPRAQDLYLDVVAQVRLPHWSAGRVALVGDAAYAPSLLSGQGSALALAGAYLLAHELARTPDVPEAAFARYQAAFGPFVAAKQRSAARYGPWFAPRTELGVQLRNVALRLMAAPGVARWVAGRAFHDRFTLPDQVPAPLS; this comes from the coding sequence ATGACGCCGCCCCGCACCGCCCTGATCTCGGGTGCGGGCATTGCGGGGCCGGCCGTGGCCTACTGGCTGCGCCGGGCCGGTTTTGCGCCCACCCTGGTGGAGCGGGCGCCGGCTCTCCGGCACGGGGGTCACCTGATTGACTTCTGGGGGGTGGGCTATGACGTGGCCGGGCGCATGGGCCTGCGCGGCGCCCTGCATGAAGACGGCTACGCCGTGCGGGGCATCCGCTTCATAGACCGCTGGGGGCAGGCGGCGGCCACCCTGCCGGCCGAGGCGCTGCTGCCGGGCCACCACCGCCGCTATGTGAACCTGCGCCGGGGCGACCTGGCCCGGCGGCTGTGGGCCCTGGTCGAGCCGGAGGTGGAGGCCGTGTTTGGGGACAGCGTCACGGCCCTGACGCCGCAGGGCAAGCGGGTGGGGGTCACGTTCGAGCACGCCCCGCCGCGCGAAGTTGATCTGGTGATCGGTGCCGATGGCCTGCACTCCCGGGTCCGGGCCCTGGCGCTCGGCGCTGAACGAGACACGGTGACCTCCCTGGGCTACTGGACGGCCGCCTTCACCGCGTCCGATGCGCACGCGGGTGAGCCGGGCACGTACATCAGCTTCACTGCGCCGGGGCGGCAGGTGGCGCGCTTTGCCCTGCGTGGGGGCCACAGCGCCTATTTTCTGCTCTGGGCACAGCCAGGGCGGCCCACGCCGGGGCTGGACGGCGCCGCCCAGCGCCGCGTGCTGGAGCGGGTGTTCGCCCACAGCGGCGTGCTGGGTGACCGGATGCTCACGGCGTTGCCCCGCGCCCAGGACCTGTATCTGGATGTGGTGGCGCAGGTGCGCCTGCCCCACTGGTCCGCCGGGCGGGTGGCCCTGGTGGGCGACGCGGCGTATGCGCCCTCCTTGCTGTCTGGGCAGGGCTCGGCGCTGGCGCTGGCCGGGGCCTACCTGCTGGCCCACGAACTGGCGCGCACGCCGGACGTACCCGAGGCCGCGTTTGCCCGGTACCAGGCGGCCTTCGGGCCTTTCGTGGCTGCCAAGCAGCGATCTGCGGCCCGCTACGGCCCCTGGTTTGCGCCCCGGACCGAGCTGGGGGTGCAGCTGCGGAACGTTGCCCTGCGGCTGATGGCCGCGCCGGGGGTGGCGCGCTGGGTCGCGGGGCGCGCCTTCCATGACCGCTTCACGCTGCCCGATCAGGTGCCTGCACCGCTCAGCTGA